The following nucleotide sequence is from uncultured Draconibacterium sp..
TTTTATATGGCTCAGCAATATTGTGCTTTTCTTGTTACTGTATCTGCATTAATTATCGCAGTATTTGAAACACTAAAATACCGCAACATTGCGAAAAATGAATACTCCGATTCAACTATGCTTGCAATTAGTTGGTTGTGGCAATTTATTTTAATTCTTGTACCAGTTATTTTACTGTGGGGAGCTGAATTAATTCGAATTTTATTTGGCGGTTTGGGGCAATCTGATATTGTAACTTTTGCCTGGGGATTTATCGCGCTATTTATTTATTTTGTAAGTTTCAAGGCCTTTATACATCAGGATCTATTTGATGAATCGAAACAAAAAATCACCAAAAAGGAAAATTCATCTGTTAATCCGGAAGAAATAAAAACCGGCGATGATAAAAAGTCGTGCGAGACCATTAAAACTGAAATGGAAACTGGTCAGTATTTTTTAAACCATGATTTGACCATTCACGAATTTGCCAAAGAAATAAATAAATCGCCACGATTGATTTCCAATTGCATCAATCAAAGTTTTGGTTTTAATTTTAATGAATGGGTAAACAATTATCGGGTTGATTTTGCGCTTCAGATTTTAAAAGATAAAAATAACGACCATCTTTCCATAGAAGGAGTAGGCTCCGACTCCGGTTTTAAATCCAGATCGGCCATGTATATTGCTTTCAAAAAGAAAACCGGTGAAACTCCCGGCCATTTCCGAAGCAACTAATGTCTTGAATATCTATATCCAAATTTACAACTAGTTATTTACTGCTTACTACGTAGAAAAACAGGTAGTTATATAATCATCCTAGAAGATCAGATTCTCTTGTGGATTAAATATTTATTTTTATTTTTGTACTGACTGTACGGGCGGTCAGTTTTGAAAAGATAGAATTTAATTTATGAACAAGAGAGAACAACTGATTGAAATAGCTACAAAATTATTCTCTGAAAGAGGGTTTGAGAACACACCACTATCGGTGGTTTGTGATAAGGCTAATGTTTCCAAGGGGCTAATTTCGCACCACTTTAAATCGAAGAATGGATTATTGAGGGAGATTTTCCTGAGAACAACAAAGTTAATTGTTGAAATAAACGCTATTGATAAAACAAATCAAACTCCCCGGGAACAGCTGGTCGAACTTTTGGAATCATTCTTTTTGCAATTGGAAGCAGACAAAATGTTTTTCCAGTTTAATTTAAATATGATGGTTCAACCAACTACCAGAGAAGTGTTAAATGACTTAATCAAAGAAAGGTCATCTTTTATACTGGAAGCTACAAAAAGCATTTTTGATAAAATAGATGCATCTGATTCTTTTGTAAAGAGCCACCTATTTATTGCAGAACTGGATGGAATTGCACTAAACTACCTGGGGATTTATAAAGATTTTCCTTTACAGCAAATTAAAGAACTCATTATAAAGAAATACGCACAGCAATGAATTTTACGAAAACCGAGAATTCAAAAATAATCGATATATTAAGGGACAAACTGTATCAAAAATTAACCGCTCCTATTGATGCTATGTGGGAACAGCTATATATTGCATCCTCTCAACATTACCTTATTGAAAATAATACTAAAACAATTGGGTATTGTAGTATAAACAACGAAAAGTGCTTACTGCAAATATTTCTATTAGAAGAATATAACTCAAAAATGGAGCATGTTGTTACAGCATTAATCGATTTAAAATTAATTACTTCTGCAAGGTTGAGTTCAAATGAACCAATTTCATTTAACACATGTTTATCATTATCAAAAAGCATTAAAGCAAATACATTTTGTTTTGAACATCCCGGTATTAATATTGAAATAGACTCAACATGGAATGTAGAATTAGTGACAACCGATGATATTCCTTCTGTTAAAGCGTTCTTAAAAAAACAAGTTGGAATGGACGACACATTTGGTTATACGGAAAACCTTGTTTCAAGAAAAGAAATATTCGTTGTGAAAGAAGCGGATGTAATTATTGCAACCAGCGAATGTAGAATGAGCGATTCGCAAGCTGAGATTGCCGATTTAGGCATCATTGTAAATAGGGATTTTCAAGGAAAAGGAATTGCCACACAAGTAATGCAAATGCAGGTGAATAGGGTGTTAAAAGCGAACAAAAAACCAATTTGTTCAACAACATTGGGAAATATTGCTGCAAGAAAAGCAATTGAAAAATCAAGCTTTTATTGTTCCAATATTATATTTGATATTACCCTTTCTGATAAATAATTTTTGAAATACAAGAATTGCGATGAAACAAATTCTCTCTTTCCTTTTACTGATTTCCAGCTGTTATGTATCCTATGGGCAAGGAACTGTCGAAGCTGAATTTGATACCATTTTTCATTATCAGTTTGAGTCACTTAGAAATACGCACCACAAAAAAATCCTGATAGACCAATCTCACAATACTATATATTCACTCTCGTATGGTAAAGAGACAGCACGTGAAATGATTAGAATCATGGATGAGGATGGATTTAACGTCCAATTTACAAACCAAATTCTTGATTCAACAAATCTAACTGCATCAAAGCCGGACATGCTTGTTTTACATGGCATGCCAAATGATAAAATTGTATTAGGTAGCGGAGATAAAAAAGAAGTAATTTATAAATCACCGTTAAGTGAAAACGAGGTCATGGGTGTTGCTAAATATGTTTATAATGGAGGAAGTCTTCTTTTGTTTTTAAGTCATTTCCCGGGGGGCAGTGGTGCTTTGCCGTTATTAGAGGCATTTAGCATTAAATTCAGAGATGGTTATGCTTATCATCCCAATTTTCCAGGGCACAATGGTGGTTTGTGTAGTCATTTTTTGATGACTCCTGAAAATGGAATGGTTAACGTAAATCATCCTGTTTTGGCTTCAAGACTTTCAGGCGAAATCCTACCAGAGACGATAAAATTTTTATGCGGAGCAGCCATATATAGGAATCCGGAAGACAACATTCTTCCCTTTCCAAATAATACAATAAATTTTACGCCTACTCACGACGGAAGCGTAGACATTGAAGAAACTTCCGATTCATATGCTGGAATGATTGGATTTAATTTTGGTGCAGGTAGAGTTATTGTATGCACGGATCAAGGCATTTTCAGAAGTCTGGATTTATTGATTGACGGTGAAAAGATTCCGGTGACGATTCATGACCCCGATTGTGATAATGCGAACTTGTTTTTAAACTCAATAAGATGGTTAGCAAAATTGCAATAAAAACAATTCACAAATAAAGCACTAAAAATACGCTTCTAAAAAGAATTTAAAACAAACGATATGAGTTCTAATCCGATTAATCTGGTCGTACGATTTCTACTAGAAATCTCTTCCTTGGTAGTAATAGGAATTTGGGGGTGGAAACAATGTGAGAACTGGGAACGATATGTTCTGGCTATTGGCTTGCCGGTATTTGCAGCTGCTTTATGGGGAACATTTGCAGTTGCTAACGACCCCAGCCGTTCGGGGAATGCTCCCATACCCGTTCCAGAAATAGTACGACTAGGTATTGAATTTCTGGTCTTTGGTTTTGCCGCCTGGACATTGTACAATATGAAATCAAATCGGCTGAGTCTTGTGTTCGTTGTCTTAGTGCTTGTGCATTATGTCATTTCTTATGATCGCATATTCTGGTTACTAAAAAAATAAATCCATGATATATATATATATTATAACAATCGTTCAACTGTTCTCTTTTGGAGAATTAAATGCTCAAATCTGGTCAGGAACTATTCAATACGGAAAATCGACGATTGATTATCACGTGGAATTGAAAAAAGTGGAGAATCAAACAAAAGCATTCTTTACTAGTATAGATATGAATGCGTATGAAATTCCATGTCAAAATACAACGCTGGAACAAGACACTTTGAAATTTTATGTAGTAAGCGATTTTTATACTTATGAGTACCAGTATGTGAAACAATCTGAAAACTTCAAAGGAAACTTGAAAATCTATTCCAATGAATCAGAACAACTGTTAAATTCTTTTGAAACAAAACTCAACAAAACCGAGCCGTACCAGCAGAATAAAACAGAGAAGAAAGATTTTACATTTGAATCGAACGGACTTCAACTTTATGGCACTTTGTGGAAACCTAAGGAATCAGTTCAAAAGGGGCTATTCTTTGTTACCTCTTCACAGGGAAACGACCGAAGCGGAACCAATGCAGAAGCTTATTATTTTACCAGTTTAGGTTATACGGTTTTTAATTACGATAAACGGGGGACCGGAAAATCAGATGGAGATTGGCAATCAGCAACCATCGAAGAGCTATGTTCTGACGATATGAATGCACTGGAATTCTTCTCAAAAATTTCATCCCTTCCATTGGCAGATATTGGGATAAAAGGAAGTAGTCAGGGAGGAATTAAAATTCCTTACATAATGTCAAAAATGCCTGATTTGGGTTTTGGTATTTCCGTTAGTTGTCCTGCTTGTACACTCTTGGAAAGTGATTTAAACCATTGGAAAAATTTGAATTACAATAATATTGGAAAGGATAAAATAGAGTTGGCATTAAAAGTTCAAAAAGCCGGGTATAATTATCTCGCAGGAAATATTCTTTACGAATCATTAGAGCAACTAAAAAATGAAAATAGCAATGAGGATTGGTTAAAATACATTTGGATACCTGAACGTGATGTTCAAAAAGATTACAAACTAAACTTTAGCGGACTTCCATATTTTGAGAAAATTACGCAGCCGGTGTTAGTAATTCAAGGATTAGCTGATGAGGTAATTCCGCACAACAGTTACAAATCCATTGAAAAGGGAATTCGTAAGTCGAATTCAACAAATTATCAGCTTATAACTTTAGAAAACACCTCACATTCCATGACCTGGCTGAATGAAGACTTTCCCTATTTTCAAATTCTTTCACCCGAATATCTTCCTGGAATAAGCGATTGGTTAACGAAGATTCGAAACAATTAACAATGAACGCTGCTACAATTAGTATTTTTATTTGGGAAATTTATGTGTTGCTGATGGGCCTGCTGTTGGTATTGATTCCCGGGAAACACTCATTCTTTGTGGTCAAGAAAATCCAAAAGATCATTGGGCCAGAATTGCCGGAATTATGATTATTTCTCTTGGATATTTCTATTTAAACGCTGCTCATAACGAAGTTTATAGTTTTTACCAGGCATCGATTGTTGCTCGATTTACCGGATTAGTTGGCTTTATTGGATTAGCAACCTTTAAAATGGCTAAACCCAGAAGAATTTTCGTTGAAATTATTGACGCTTTTGGTGCAATTTGGACTTTGTTAACCTTGACAAATTAAGTCTTAAAAAATGCAGAATTATTAAAGAATTGTAGAATTCATTTAATAAAATGACTGATTTCTCTTTTGAACAGGTGCCTCTGGTGATTAGAATTCAAATTCATTGTCCTGATTTACGTCATAGCATCTTTTTCGATGTCCTGAATCATGTAGACAAATCCTTCCTGTGTCCTGAATCACGAAGATTCATGAGGTGCATGTCCTGTGTTCAGGATTGGCGACAACAAACACTTTTTTACATCCCATAAACCCTTGATATTTGCAGTGTTAGTTAAGACGAATATGTAATCAAAAAAAATGTCATGGATTTTCAGCCTTTAATAAAAAAATCGAGAATAGAAGTGGTAGACGCCCTGAGGGGATTTGCACTTCTTGGCGTATTAATGGCCAACATTCCATTTGCCGATGCTTCGTTTGTTGTAGGTAAATTGGATCCTTTAATGAACTTTCTCTATCACTTTCTGATAGATAAGAAGTTTATAACCATTTTCTCCATGCTCTTTGGTTTTGGCTTTTATATTCAAATGCAAAGGGCTGAAGCTAAAAATGTCGATTTCACCCGATACTTTTCCTTTCGGATGTTGCTACTATTCGCCATTGGCAGTTTACATGCATTTATAATATGGAATGGAGATATATTACGTGCTTATGCTTTTGGTGGAATTATTTTAATGTTCATTCGTAAATGGCCACTGAAACGATTATTAACGACTGCCCTATTATTTAACATATTCCTGACTAGTGTATTTTTTATTGGGAACAGTGCACTGGGTTGGCAAATTTATAATTACGACTATG
It contains:
- a CDS encoding TetR/AcrR family transcriptional regulator — its product is MNKREQLIEIATKLFSERGFENTPLSVVCDKANVSKGLISHHFKSKNGLLREIFLRTTKLIVEINAIDKTNQTPREQLVELLESFFLQLEADKMFFQFNLNMMVQPTTREVLNDLIKERSSFILEATKSIFDKIDASDSFVKSHLFIAELDGIALNYLGIYKDFPLQQIKELIIKKYAQQ
- a CDS encoding alpha/beta hydrolase, producing the protein MIYIYIITIVQLFSFGELNAQIWSGTIQYGKSTIDYHVELKKVENQTKAFFTSIDMNAYEIPCQNTTLEQDTLKFYVVSDFYTYEYQYVKQSENFKGNLKIYSNESEQLLNSFETKLNKTEPYQQNKTEKKDFTFESNGLQLYGTLWKPKESVQKGLFFVTSSQGNDRSGTNAEAYYFTSLGYTVFNYDKRGTGKSDGDWQSATIEELCSDDMNALEFFSKISSLPLADIGIKGSSQGGIKIPYIMSKMPDLGFGISVSCPACTLLESDLNHWKNLNYNNIGKDKIELALKVQKAGYNYLAGNILYESLEQLKNENSNEDWLKYIWIPERDVQKDYKLNFSGLPYFEKITQPVLVIQGLADEVIPHNSYKSIEKGIRKSNSTNYQLITLENTSHSMTWLNEDFPYFQILSPEYLPGISDWLTKIRNN
- a CDS encoding helix-turn-helix domain-containing protein, giving the protein MEIIITTLIWAAVFQGFLLGFMFIFSKKHRSFSNKLLGLFLIIFLFGAIADLIPFDFIGNYDIGDLFATPEVKWLFPVLFLHYVLEKIGRTAHLKKFLVGNYIIAFGLISISVINVILFLLFHKSIRDLFGFDSVNTFYMAQQYCAFLVTVSALIIAVFETLKYRNIAKNEYSDSTMLAISWLWQFILILVPVILLWGAELIRILFGGLGQSDIVTFAWGFIALFIYFVSFKAFIHQDLFDESKQKITKKENSSVNPEEIKTGDDKKSCETIKTEMETGQYFLNHDLTIHEFAKEINKSPRLISNCINQSFGFNFNEWVNNYRVDFALQILKDKNNDHLSIEGVGSDSGFKSRSAMYIAFKKKTGETPGHFRSN
- a CDS encoding GNAT family N-acetyltransferase, with product MNFTKTENSKIIDILRDKLYQKLTAPIDAMWEQLYIASSQHYLIENNTKTIGYCSINNEKCLLQIFLLEEYNSKMEHVVTALIDLKLITSARLSSNEPISFNTCLSLSKSIKANTFCFEHPGINIEIDSTWNVELVTTDDIPSVKAFLKKQVGMDDTFGYTENLVSRKEIFVVKEADVIIATSECRMSDSQAEIADLGIIVNRDFQGKGIATQVMQMQVNRVLKANKKPICSTTLGNIAARKAIEKSSFYCSNIIFDITLSDK
- a CDS encoding YrdB family protein, translated to MSSNPINLVVRFLLEISSLVVIGIWGWKQCENWERYVLAIGLPVFAAALWGTFAVANDPSRSGNAPIPVPEIVRLGIEFLVFGFAAWTLYNMKSNRLSLVFVVLVLVHYVISYDRIFWLLKK